TCGACAAGTCTCGGGACGAGGTGAATCGTCGACTGACGACGCTGACCGACAAAGGATACGTCGAGCGCGTTAAACGGGGGTACTACCGGATCACTGAGTTGGGCGAGCGGTACTTGCAGGGCGACCTGGACGACGAATCCGACTAGCGGCTGGAAGTGGCTGCGGAGAAGGTCTCTTATGAGCCGGCGGTGAAATCGGTTATCCCGAATACGCTCCGAGGGTCGCGTCAGTGGTCTCGGCGAGCCACTGGCGAATCTCTTCTCGGTCCCATCCCAACGGTGCAAGGACGCTCTCAACGGCGCGGACGAGTTGGGTCTCGTAGTACGCCGTGTCGTAGCTGTCGATTCCCTCGTGGGCGAGTGAAACCCGATCGCGCGAAGACTTGTCGTCGTCGACGACGATATACGCGATCTCCTGGCCGGGATGGATGTCTAGACCCTGGTCGCGAGCGCGTTCGAGCGCCGCGACGGTGTGGGTGTACTGCGTGTAGGCCTCAACCGGTTTCGAGATACGGATCCGCTCGGCCAGCCGATCGGGGTCGACCCGGCCGGCCCGCAGCCGTCCGATCGCCGCGTGGAGCCGTTCCAACACTGGTTCGGATGCTCGCGTTTCATCGAGCCGGTCGAGACAGTCGCGCTGGACGCGCTCGACGAACGACGGTGTC
The window above is part of the Halosimplex rubrum genome. Proteins encoded here:
- a CDS encoding type IV toxin-antitoxin system AbiEi family antitoxin domain-containing protein, coding for MQLPIDDRILECLSSSGLILSPSVIAINIDKSRDEVNRRLTTLTDKGYVERVKRGYYRITELGERYLQGDLDDESD